The following coding sequences are from one Desulfobacterales bacterium window:
- the uvrC gene encoding excinuclease ABC subunit UvrC gives MESLKEKISSVSSSPGVYIFKDDCNSILYIGKAKNLKKRISSYFSNKELDLKTSVLVKKISNFETIITSSEKEALLLEASLIRKHKPRYNIVLKDDKRHISLRLDIQNPFPSLSIARKIVNDKAQYFGPYPSAYSAKQTLKLINKTFKLKKCSKKELPKRSRPCLNHQMGICLGPCCNEVDQNEYNNNVKEVVLFLKNRTSDLVKKIETEMYEASESLDFEKAAKLRDKLLSLKNTLEKQVAVTTDFTDRDVIVIEKSENISLVTVLYVRSGFISGTQHFSFYDSIQTDSEIIESFIRQYYEKNFFIPDEIFVQYELENKNILIEWLKAIKGKKIEVLWPQRGEKLRLIEIASQNAKIELKNKIDSSIKDTNILERLQKKLKINKFPQRIECFDNSNLSGTEPVASMVVFENGKPNKALYRKYKINNVNIQNDYAYMEEVLKRRYGKGEKSKPFPDILMVDGGKGHLNIALSVINELKLENEFYIISIAKKDEQKNETQDKIYKPMMSNPVMFGRETDLLFFLQRIRDEAHRFVISFQRDRRKKTSITSILDSIPGIGENRKKFLLRHFGSIKRIREATIEEICSLPGINEILAKAIKEILIDS, from the coding sequence ATGGAAAGTTTAAAAGAAAAAATTTCTTCTGTTTCTTCGTCACCTGGGGTCTATATCTTTAAGGATGATTGTAATTCGATTTTATATATTGGAAAAGCAAAGAATTTAAAAAAACGGATTTCATCATATTTTTCTAATAAAGAGCTTGATTTAAAAACATCTGTTCTTGTAAAAAAAATATCTAATTTTGAAACTATAATTACTTCGTCCGAAAAAGAAGCTCTTCTTCTTGAAGCAAGCCTTATACGTAAGCATAAACCTCGCTATAATATCGTTTTGAAAGATGATAAACGGCACATTTCCTTAAGGCTTGACATTCAAAATCCTTTTCCTTCTTTATCGATAGCAAGGAAAATCGTCAATGACAAAGCCCAGTATTTTGGGCCATATCCGTCAGCTTATTCTGCAAAACAAACTTTAAAGCTTATAAATAAGACATTTAAACTAAAAAAATGTTCAAAAAAAGAATTACCTAAGCGCTCAAGACCATGTTTAAATCATCAAATGGGTATATGTCTTGGACCATGCTGTAATGAAGTTGATCAAAACGAATATAACAATAATGTAAAAGAAGTAGTTTTATTTCTTAAAAATAGGACTTCAGACCTTGTCAAAAAAATAGAAACTGAAATGTATGAGGCTTCAGAATCATTAGATTTTGAAAAAGCCGCAAAACTTAGAGATAAGCTGTTATCTTTAAAAAATACTCTTGAAAAACAGGTAGCTGTAACAACAGACTTTACTGACAGGGATGTTATTGTAATTGAAAAATCTGAAAATATATCTTTAGTTACAGTTCTTTACGTAAGGAGCGGATTTATATCAGGAACGCAACATTTTTCTTTTTACGATTCCATTCAAACTGATTCGGAAATTATTGAATCTTTTATTCGCCAATATTACGAAAAAAATTTTTTTATTCCAGACGAAATATTTGTTCAATATGAGCTTGAAAATAAAAATATTTTGATAGAATGGTTAAAAGCCATAAAAGGAAAAAAAATTGAAGTTTTATGGCCCCAAAGGGGTGAAAAATTAAGGCTTATTGAAATAGCTTCTCAAAATGCTAAAATTGAGCTTAAAAATAAAATTGATTCCTCCATAAAAGACACTAATATTCTTGAACGTCTTCAAAAAAAACTTAAAATTAATAAATTCCCCCAAAGAATCGAATGTTTTGATAATTCTAACCTAAGCGGTACTGAGCCTGTTGCGAGCATGGTTGTTTTTGAAAACGGAAAGCCAAATAAAGCCCTTTATAGAAAATATAAAATAAACAATGTTAATATTCAAAACGATTATGCTTATATGGAAGAAGTTTTAAAAAGACGATACGGGAAAGGCGAAAAATCCAAACCATTTCCCGATATTTTAATGGTTGATGGCGGAAAAGGGCATTTAAACATAGCTCTATCAGTTATTAACGAACTTAAACTTGAAAATGAATTTTATATTATCAGTATCGCAAAAAAAGATGAACAAAAAAATGAAACTCAAGATAAAATTTATAAACCTATGATGTCAAATCCTGTAATGTTCGGAAGAGAAACAGATTTATTATTTTTTCTTCAAAGAATAAGGGACGAAGCCCACAGATTTGTAATATCTTTCCAAAGGGATAGAAGAAAAAAAACTTCCATTACATCCATATTAGATTCAATTCCAGGAATAGGAGAAAATCGTAAAAAATTTCTTTTAAGACATTTCGGTAGTATAAAAAGAATTCGCGAAGCAACCATAGAGGAGATATGCTCACTACCAGGAATTAATGAAATCTTAGCTAAAGCAATAAAAGAAATTTTGATAGATTCTTGA
- the uvrB gene encoding excinuclease ABC subunit UvrB, whose product MTCFKLISEFEPKGDQPEAIKALTKDVLAGEKYQVLLGVTGSGKTFTMANVIANVCKPTLIVAPNKTLAAQLYNEFKAFFPENAVEYFVSYYDYYQPEAYIPSTDTYIQKDSAINEIIDKLRHSATRSVVGRRDVIVVSSVSCIYGLGAPDDYLEMRIDIDIDMEFPRDKLLLNLVNVQYTRNDVDFHRGVFRVRGDRVEIFPAYEEDKAVRIDFFGDIVDSIAEIDPLRGSIIKKLNHITIYPATHYVTKAITRNKIIEAVAIERNERVNFFRDQNKLIEAQRIEERTNFDLEMLMEIGYCNGIENYSRHLTGRNPGEPPPTLLDYFPKDFLLFIDESHITVPQISAMYKGDKSRKETLIEYGFRLPSAIDNRPLRFDEFWERSAQTIFVSATPADYEKEKAGNFIVEQIVRPTGLLDPPIEIRDAKNQVDDLLEEIRIRIERNERVLITTLTKRMAEDLSEYYSDIELKVKYLHSDIKTIERMEIITDLRKGVFDVLIGINLLREGLDIPEVSLVAILDADKEGFLRSERSLVQTCGRAARNVKGIVIMYAEKITAAMQKAIGETQRRREIQESYNKKFNINPQTIVKSITFNLFDTEKTELNESVATFVKKAIDTENIEELLTSLEKEMLEAAKELAFEKAAMIRDRIKELKKIMLNSEF is encoded by the coding sequence ATGACATGTTTTAAACTTATATCAGAATTTGAACCAAAAGGTGATCAGCCTGAAGCTATAAAAGCTTTAACAAAAGACGTATTAGCTGGAGAAAAATATCAGGTTTTGCTTGGAGTTACAGGCTCTGGAAAAACATTCACAATGGCAAATGTGATAGCAAATGTCTGCAAGCCTACTCTGATTGTTGCTCCAAATAAAACCCTTGCCGCTCAGCTTTATAACGAGTTTAAAGCATTTTTTCCTGAAAATGCCGTTGAATATTTTGTAAGCTATTATGACTATTATCAGCCTGAAGCGTATATACCTTCAACTGATACTTACATACAAAAAGACTCGGCAATAAACGAAATAATAGATAAACTAAGACATTCCGCTACAAGGTCTGTTGTTGGAAGACGAGATGTAATAGTAGTTTCAAGTGTATCATGTATTTACGGGCTTGGAGCTCCTGACGATTATCTTGAAATGCGGATTGATATAGATATAGACATGGAATTTCCCAGAGATAAACTGCTATTAAATCTTGTTAATGTTCAATATACAAGAAACGATGTAGATTTCCATAGAGGTGTATTCAGAGTTCGAGGCGATCGAGTTGAAATATTTCCAGCTTATGAAGAAGACAAGGCTGTCAGAATTGATTTTTTCGGAGACATAGTTGATTCCATAGCTGAAATTGATCCTTTAAGAGGGTCAATAATAAAAAAATTAAATCATATTACAATATATCCAGCTACCCATTATGTAACAAAAGCAATTACTCGTAATAAAATAATTGAAGCTGTTGCAATTGAAAGAAATGAGCGGGTAAATTTTTTTAGAGATCAGAACAAACTTATTGAAGCTCAACGAATTGAAGAAAGAACTAATTTTGATTTAGAAATGCTTATGGAAATAGGTTATTGTAATGGCATTGAAAATTATTCAAGGCATCTTACAGGAAGGAATCCAGGAGAACCGCCCCCTACCCTACTCGATTATTTTCCCAAGGATTTTTTATTATTTATAGACGAAAGTCATATAACTGTTCCCCAAATAAGCGCTATGTATAAAGGAGATAAATCACGAAAAGAAACCCTTATAGAATATGGATTTAGATTACCATCAGCTATTGATAATCGGCCTTTACGGTTTGACGAATTTTGGGAAAGATCAGCTCAAACAATATTTGTATCCGCAACCCCTGCTGATTATGAAAAAGAAAAAGCTGGTAATTTTATAGTTGAACAAATTGTTAGGCCTACAGGACTTCTTGATCCTCCAATTGAAATAAGAGATGCTAAAAATCAAGTTGATGACCTTTTAGAAGAAATAAGAATCAGAATAGAGCGAAACGAAAGAGTTTTAATTACTACCTTAACAAAAAGAATGGCCGAAGATTTATCAGAATATTACAGTGATATAGAACTAAAAGTTAAATATCTTCATTCTGATATTAAAACTATAGAACGTATGGAAATTATCACTGATTTGAGAAAAGGTGTTTTTGATGTGCTTATAGGAATTAATCTTTTACGAGAAGGTCTCGATATTCCAGAAGTTTCCCTTGTTGCTATACTTGATGCCGATAAAGAAGGTTTTTTACGATCAGAAAGATCTCTTGTTCAAACTTGTGGCCGAGCCGCAAGAAATGTAAAAGGCATAGTTATAATGTATGCTGAAAAAATTACTGCTGCTATGCAAAAAGCGATTGGAGAAACCCAAAGAAGAAGGGAAATTCAAGAATCCTACAACAAAAAGTTTAATATAAATCCTCAAACAATCGTAAAAAGCATAACTTTTAATTTATTTGATACAGAAAAAACAGAACTTAACGAAAGTGTAGCAACCTTTGTCAAAAAAGCAATCGATACAGAAAACATCGAGGAATTACTAACATCCCTTGAAAAAGAAATGTTAGAAGCCGCAAAAGAACTTGCTTTTGAAAAAGCCGCTATGATTCGTGACAGAATAAAAGAATTAAAAAAAATAATGTTGAACTCTGAATTTTAA
- a CDS encoding Uma2 family endonuclease has protein sequence MGQPSLKKEKYTYSDYCKWNNEERWELIEGIPYCMASPSRKHQRISGNLFAQIHNFLFGKECEVYSAPFDVRLPNKSDEHDKDIETIVQPDISVICDRSKLDDKGCLGAPDFIIEILSPSTASKDHITKVNLYEKNKVKEYWIVDTENKIIFIYLLNENKKYSKPIIHDGKGNLDIINIQGLTINLDLAFN, from the coding sequence ATGGGACAGCCGTCATTAAAAAAAGAAAAATACACTTATAGCGACTACTGCAAATGGAATAATGAAGAAAGATGGGAGCTTATTGAAGGAATTCCTTATTGTATGGCTTCTCCTTCGAGAAAACATCAACGAATATCAGGTAATTTATTTGCTCAAATTCATAATTTCTTATTTGGAAAAGAATGCGAAGTATATTCAGCTCCATTCGATGTTCGCCTGCCAAACAAATCCGATGAACATGATAAAGATATAGAAACTATAGTTCAGCCTGATATTTCAGTTATATGTGACCGATCAAAGCTTGACGATAAAGGTTGTCTTGGTGCTCCTGATTTCATTATTGAAATTTTATCTCCATCGACTGCATCTAAAGATCATATTACAAAAGTTAATTTATATGAAAAAAATAAAGTCAAAGAATACTGGATTGTCGATACAGAAAACAAAATAATTTTTATTTATTTGCTAAATGAAAATAAAAAATACAGCAAGCCTATTATCCATGATGGGAAAGGAAATCTTGATATAATAAATATTCAAGGCTTAACGATTAACTTAGATTTAGCTTTTAATTAA
- a CDS encoding cysteine--tRNA ligase, with protein sequence MSLKIYNTLTGKKEDFIPVHPNEARMYVCGPTVYDSCHIGHARSAIVFDVIARYLKFKGLKLTYVRNFTDIDDKIINRAKELNIDPKQVAEKYIEEFYQDMDSLNVERATIEPKATENIDEIINIIQKLIDKSFAYAVDGDVYFSVELFKNYGKLSKRSLDEMEAGARIEINPNKKNPFDFALWKKAKEDEPFWESPWGKGRPGWHIECSAMSERFLGETFDIHGGGKDLIFPHHENEIAQSEAASGKEFARYWVHNGFVNINNEKMSKSLGNFMMIKDIRAEYHSDIIRLFLLSNHYRSPIDFNDKVMEDARISLDKIYSLIERIDMLLKTHKKEKLTEQHPGKYLKSFCEAMDDDFNTAKAIGIIFDAVRTINKFLDLKKKNLSKEEIHELKVDKEDIIRMGKIFGILEENPSNYFEKTKLMFIKKKNIDIHTIDNMIKKRSDARKNKNFAEADSTRKELEDMGIILEDRPEGTIWKIK encoded by the coding sequence ATGAGTCTTAAAATTTATAATACATTAACAGGAAAAAAAGAAGATTTTATACCAGTACACCCTAATGAAGCAAGAATGTATGTATGTGGCCCAACTGTTTATGATTCTTGTCATATTGGCCATGCTCGGTCCGCAATAGTCTTTGATGTTATTGCAAGATATTTAAAATTTAAAGGTCTAAAATTAACTTATGTTAGAAATTTTACTGATATTGATGATAAAATAATAAATAGAGCAAAAGAATTAAACATTGACCCAAAACAAGTTGCTGAAAAATATATCGAAGAATTTTACCAAGATATGGATTCTCTTAACGTTGAAAGAGCTACTATTGAGCCAAAAGCAACTGAAAATATCGATGAAATAATAAACATAATACAAAAACTTATAGATAAAAGTTTTGCGTATGCAGTTGATGGAGATGTATATTTCTCAGTGGAGCTTTTTAAAAACTATGGAAAGCTTTCCAAAAGAAGTCTTGATGAAATGGAAGCAGGAGCAAGAATAGAAATCAATCCAAACAAAAAAAATCCTTTTGATTTTGCTTTATGGAAAAAAGCAAAAGAAGACGAGCCCTTTTGGGAAAGTCCTTGGGGAAAAGGACGGCCTGGATGGCATATTGAATGTTCTGCCATGAGTGAAAGATTTTTAGGAGAAACATTTGATATTCATGGAGGAGGTAAAGATTTAATATTTCCCCACCATGAAAATGAAATTGCTCAATCAGAAGCAGCTTCAGGAAAAGAATTCGCTCGATACTGGGTACATAACGGTTTTGTCAATATCAATAATGAAAAAATGTCCAAATCCCTCGGTAATTTTATGATGATTAAAGACATTAGAGCTGAATATCATTCAGATATAATAAGGCTTTTTTTACTTTCAAACCATTATAGAAGCCCAATTGATTTCAATGATAAAGTTATGGAAGACGCTCGGATAAGTCTTGATAAGATATATTCCCTTATTGAGCGCATTGATATGCTATTAAAAACACATAAAAAAGAAAAATTAACTGAGCAACATCCTGGAAAATATTTGAAAAGCTTTTGTGAAGCTATGGATGATGATTTTAACACAGCTAAAGCTATAGGAATAATTTTCGATGCTGTAAGAACTATCAATAAATTCCTTGATTTAAAGAAAAAAAATCTATCTAAAGAAGAAATACATGAACTCAAAGTAGATAAAGAAGATATCATTCGGATGGGAAAAATTTTTGGCATATTGGAAGAAAACCCTTCAAATTACTTTGAAAAAACTAAATTAATGTTTATTAAAAAGAAAAATATTGATATCCACACTATTGATAACATGATAAAAAAAAGGTCTGACGCTCGAAAAAATAAGAATTTCGCAGAAGCAGATTCGACAAGAAAAGAACTCGAAGATATGGGAATTATACTTGAAGATAGGCCTGAAGGGACTATTTGGAAGATTAAATAA
- a CDS encoding 2-C-methyl-D-erythritol 2,4-cyclodiphosphate synthase translates to MRIGMGYDVHRLSIGRKLILGGIEIPYIKGLLGHSDADVLVHAICDALLGAACMGDIGMHFPDTDPQFKDIYSIILLKKTYEMIRKQGFSIINIDSTIFAEKPKISPHRESMQKKISETLQINLDRVNIKATTTEGLGIIGQEDAIGAMCVTLLKKSE, encoded by the coding sequence ATGCGAATTGGTATGGGATATGATGTCCATAGATTATCTATAGGCAGAAAGTTAATTCTTGGAGGAATAGAAATACCTTATATAAAAGGCCTTCTTGGTCATTCAGATGCTGATGTCCTTGTTCATGCAATATGTGATGCCCTTTTAGGAGCAGCTTGCATGGGAGATATAGGAATGCATTTCCCAGATACGGACCCACAGTTTAAAGACATATACAGCATCATTCTCCTCAAAAAAACTTATGAAATGATAAGAAAACAAGGTTTTTCAATAATCAATATTGATTCCACTATTTTTGCTGAAAAACCTAAAATCTCCCCCCATAGAGAATCAATGCAAAAAAAAATTTCTGAAACTCTACAAATAAATTTAGATAGAGTCAATATTAAAGCTACAACAACTGAAGGTTTAGGTATAATAGGTCAAGAAGATGCTATTGGAGCAATGTGTGTAACCCTTTTAAAAAAAAGTGAGTGA
- a CDS encoding MFS transporter yields the protein MEKEKKPNIKRRLLLCVLGILLLAQVFNASLSISSFEKLYINTLISNYSVVARDFQRNISSAVRFGKPLEKFYGIHSLLAEVKKNNVELNNASVFLPNGNILYSLDEKIIRDKQAEKLRIDFAREMDKTGKEAIKIILHEKTYNILLPIFDRTKNWLGTVNISFKEETVRNKIIKIIWLNLQYLALTTLIAGILLYLSFNYFIKLDKVPSRLRIYLILFLIVGVAQIAYSTFNIKIFQSNYIDIIRTKSLQLSSLVKNDIDFLLGKGIKINKLIKIDTLLSEIIQVTPEIDDMQIVNISNDLLYFANKKGVVNVKKIENFTHQEQDLTGQMAQIYAIKFPLMKQDTVEGYLKVNLSRQVIGSKIKEIILDAITVVVISFLLIVELTIFLMIFLKKQIEQLTRKKGEKIEVRSEELYGLIRPAAFIYFFGSFLASSFLPLYAGELYKTPIWGLKKDFVIGLPISSEMLFVGIAIILAGGIIDRKGWHWSFFIGVAFSTIGAFLCGIANNVIQFIVYRGISGFGYGLSWLACQGYVVEHTDSTCRAKGISNLVSGIFAGSICGGAVGGMLSERIGYAPVFFVASFIMILSLLFVLGFMGDVIIQPIFDKAKQKIGFKKLLQFIFNKNILILILFSSIPGALCFVGIMYYLTPIYLKSLDVSQSNIARALMVYGLSMIYLAPLISHFVDKSSDKKIYVTISGIFGGMALLTFYVLDGFMAAIVIIFLLSLSNSFGFASRIIFALTTKIAKDIGEGKSMGIYFALERVGQVIGPIILALAVAMSGIRNGVVVIGFIYMLITLMFIFGTITFRGKNAN from the coding sequence ATGGAGAAAGAAAAAAAACCAAATATTAAAAGAAGGCTTTTGTTATGTGTTTTAGGCATTTTGCTGCTCGCCCAAGTGTTTAATGCGAGTCTTAGTATTTCATCATTTGAAAAATTATACATTAATACTTTGATTTCAAACTATTCAGTTGTTGCAAGAGATTTTCAAAGGAATATTTCCAGTGCTGTCAGATTTGGAAAGCCTTTGGAAAAATTTTATGGAATACACAGCCTTTTGGCGGAGGTGAAAAAAAATAATGTTGAGCTTAACAATGCATCAGTTTTTTTGCCTAATGGAAATATTTTATATAGTTTAGATGAGAAAATAATTAGAGATAAGCAAGCAGAGAAGTTAAGGATTGACTTTGCAAGGGAGATGGACAAAACAGGTAAAGAAGCTATAAAAATTATATTGCATGAAAAAACTTACAATATATTACTTCCCATATTTGATAGAACTAAAAATTGGCTAGGCACTGTTAATATATCCTTTAAAGAAGAAACAGTAAGAAATAAAATTATAAAAATTATATGGCTTAATCTTCAATATTTAGCTTTAACTACTTTAATTGCGGGCATACTTTTATATTTAAGCTTTAACTACTTTATAAAATTAGATAAGGTGCCTTCAAGATTAAGGATTTATTTAATTTTATTTTTAATCGTTGGTGTCGCTCAAATTGCCTATTCAACATTTAATATTAAAATTTTCCAAAGCAATTATATCGATATTATAAGAACTAAATCATTGCAACTTAGCAGCCTTGTAAAAAATGATATTGACTTTTTGCTGGGAAAAGGCATCAAAATAAATAAACTAATTAAAATAGATACCTTATTAAGTGAAATTATTCAAGTTACACCAGAAATAGATGATATGCAGATCGTTAATATCAGTAATGATCTGCTTTATTTTGCAAACAAAAAAGGAGTTGTAAATGTAAAGAAAATTGAAAATTTTACACATCAGGAACAAGATCTTACAGGACAAATGGCTCAGATTTATGCAATTAAATTCCCTTTAATGAAACAAGATACTGTTGAAGGTTATTTGAAAGTTAATTTATCACGACAAGTAATAGGGAGTAAAATTAAAGAAATAATATTAGACGCGATTACTGTAGTTGTTATATCTTTTCTTCTTATTGTTGAATTAACGATCTTTCTTATGATTTTTTTAAAGAAGCAAATTGAGCAATTAACACGAAAAAAAGGAGAAAAAATTGAAGTTCGTTCTGAAGAATTATATGGCTTAATAAGGCCAGCTGCATTTATATATTTTTTTGGTTCATTTCTTGCCAGTTCATTTTTACCCCTTTATGCTGGAGAATTATATAAAACACCTATTTGGGGATTAAAAAAAGATTTTGTCATAGGACTTCCCATTTCTTCAGAAATGCTATTTGTTGGAATTGCAATAATTTTAGCAGGAGGTATTATTGATAGAAAAGGATGGCACTGGTCATTTTTTATTGGAGTTGCATTTAGTACTATTGGAGCTTTTTTATGCGGGATAGCCAATAATGTAATTCAATTTATTGTATATAGGGGAATTAGTGGCTTTGGCTATGGATTATCATGGCTCGCTTGTCAAGGCTATGTAGTTGAACATACTGACTCTACCTGCAGAGCTAAAGGAATTTCTAATCTTGTATCAGGAATTTTTGCTGGAAGTATATGCGGAGGTGCTGTTGGAGGCATGCTTTCGGAAAGAATTGGGTATGCACCAGTATTTTTCGTTGCATCATTCATAATGATTTTATCTCTTTTATTTGTGTTGGGCTTCATGGGAGATGTTATAATACAACCTATATTTGATAAAGCTAAGCAAAAAATAGGATTTAAAAAGCTTTTACAATTTATATTTAACAAAAATATACTCATATTGATCCTTTTCAGCAGTATTCCTGGAGCTCTATGCTTTGTAGGAATAATGTATTATTTAACTCCAATTTATTTAAAAAGCCTTGATGTTTCTCAATCAAACATTGCACGAGCTTTAATGGTATATGGTTTATCCATGATATATTTGGCTCCTTTAATAAGTCACTTTGTTGACAAATCCAGTGATAAAAAAATATATGTAACTATAAGCGGAATTTTTGGAGGCATGGCTTTACTCACGTTCTATGTTTTAGATGGTTTTATGGCAGCCATAGTTATTATTTTCCTTTTAAGTCTTTCAAATAGTTTTGGGTTTGCATCAAGAATTATTTTTGCTTTAACTACAAAGATTGCAAAAGATATTGGAGAGGGGAAATCTATGGGAATTTATTTTGCCCTTGAAAGAGTTGGACAAGTAATAGGACCTATCATTCTTGCATTAGCTGTCGCTATGAGCGGCATAAGAAACGGCGTTGTAGTAATTGGATTTATTTATATGTTGATTACTCTTATGTTTATATTTGGAACTATTACTTTTAGAGGAAAAAATGCTAATTAA
- the pilQ gene encoding type IV pilus secretin PilQ: MVIGNRFLLIIITILIILFYYGCSSKKPDLKSPFLDKWEIMAKESKGFSPGSSKRVIDLPQEEKKIFSEVKENPDDSLPTEKITLRMHNVDVAVLLRALSKFADQNIIINEKVIGKININVKDSPWKEVFLGILKTQGLSYVREGSILRILTADDLEQEIKKQAQKLDLTMTEPLLNKVVYVDYADSAKLKDILEKMLIKKKDGAPYGAIMVDAHTNAIIIEAIEKDVKKMMLLIRELDKPTNQIFIEAHIVEASKDTARDLGIQWGGLYHKLGDGNNFWITPGANSNGILGNPIMEDMTDDEGNVTGRRGSKINPSSGMAINFPASISGSGLYLGYAAEYSGKNILAIQLSALQTQGKLNILSKPSITTMDNQTAVIESGRKVPVKTIKDGETQIEYIPVVLRLEVNTHVIDDKTIKLEIITNKDEIDLSNAVDGNPLIITKKATTNVILFDGQTTVIGGLNKEIESKAEYGIPFLMNIPLIGALFRSNSNRNNMEEVLIFITPHILKKQNS, translated from the coding sequence ATGGTAATTGGCAATAGATTTCTATTAATCATTATAACTATTTTAATTATTTTATTTTATTACGGATGCTCTTCAAAAAAGCCTGATTTAAAGTCTCCTTTTTTAGATAAATGGGAAATAATGGCAAAAGAATCAAAGGGATTTTCTCCAGGCTCAAGCAAACGAGTCATTGATCTGCCACAAGAAGAAAAAAAAATATTTTCTGAAGTAAAAGAAAATCCAGATGATTCGCTTCCGACTGAAAAAATAACTCTTCGAATGCATAATGTTGATGTCGCTGTTCTTCTTAGAGCTCTTTCCAAATTTGCTGACCAAAATATTATTATAAACGAAAAAGTAATTGGAAAAATTAATATTAACGTAAAAGACAGCCCCTGGAAGGAAGTTTTTTTAGGTATTTTAAAAACTCAAGGTTTAAGCTATGTTAGGGAAGGAAGTATTTTAAGAATATTAACTGCCGATGATTTGGAACAAGAAATAAAAAAGCAGGCTCAAAAATTAGATTTAACTATGACAGAACCTCTTTTAAATAAAGTAGTTTATGTGGATTATGCTGATTCAGCAAAACTTAAAGACATTCTTGAAAAAATGCTTATAAAAAAGAAAGATGGCGCTCCTTATGGCGCTATCATGGTGGATGCCCATACAAATGCAATCATCATTGAAGCTATCGAAAAGGATGTAAAAAAAATGATGCTGCTGATAAGGGAGCTTGATAAACCAACAAATCAAATATTTATAGAGGCTCATATTGTCGAAGCAAGTAAAGATACTGCAAGAGACCTCGGCATTCAATGGGGAGGCTTATACCATAAACTCGGAGACGGCAACAATTTTTGGATAACTCCAGGTGCAAATAGTAATGGCATTCTTGGAAACCCTATAATGGAAGATATGACTGATGATGAAGGCAATGTTACAGGAAGACGAGGATCTAAAATAAATCCGAGTTCAGGCATGGCAATCAATTTTCCAGCATCAATTTCAGGCTCAGGTTTATATCTTGGATATGCCGCTGAATATTCCGGGAAAAATATACTTGCTATCCAGCTTTCAGCTCTCCAGACTCAAGGCAAATTAAACATATTATCAAAGCCTTCTATTACTACTATGGATAATCAAACTGCTGTTATTGAAAGTGGGAGAAAAGTTCCGGTTAAAACAATTAAAGACGGAGAAACCCAGATTGAATACATCCCTGTTGTTTTAAGGCTTGAAGTAAATACCCATGTAATTGACGATAAAACAATAAAATTAGAAATTATAACTAACAAAGATGAAATCGATCTATCGAATGCTGTTGATGGAAATCCTTTAATTATAACTAAAAAAGCCACAACTAACGTAATACTATTCGATGGCCAAACAACAGTTATTGGAGGCTTAAATAAAGAGATCGAATCAAAAGCAGAATACGGAATTCCATTTTTAATGAATATTCCTTTAATTGGAGCTCTTTTTAGAAGCAATTCTAATAGAAATAACATGGAAGAAGTATTAATATTCATTACGCCGCATATATTAAAAAAACAAAACAGTTAG